The Amphiura filiformis chromosome 8, Afil_fr2py, whole genome shotgun sequence genomic sequence caaatgtggggTCATTGAAAAGGGAAATAAAGTatctatccattgatatgcaacacgatatgaacatgtcacaaataatttgagataaagATGCTTGAACAAACATtcaaaacttttgttgaggagtttagtactCTGTTTGTACACTGGTTTATGTACTGGTACCTTGACTACCTTCATACAATTATATTATCATTGACTAACTAATGATCattgcatcattttatttttcatttctagGGTCTGAACTTTTGTATGCCTGTTTTGGATAGCATCAAACACATCCAGAGTTTAAAAGAAATTGCAATTGCTATCCCAGAACAAAGCGCTATTACTGTTGGTAAGTAACTCGGAACCAACAAGAAAGTTTTCATTTCCAGTTTCTTGAAATAACTTCTTGGACACAAAAACTGAGTCATGACTTAAAACAATTAATATACTCCTGGAAGCAAGTACATGCAGCCAGTCCaacgaggtagaaccaaagattacagactctgccatgtttgtgtgtcgctcatggagggcaaatattGCTCTACCCCCGGCAAGCTTAGATCCCAAGTGTGTCGTTGTTTGCATTCTGTGTGTCACATGTTGTGCCCAAAATATGTCTCTTCCTCCATGATGAATGGCATGAACGACACATGATGTAATATTTCACAAGTATTATGCACCCACTTTGAAAACCTACTTAATCTGTCTCATCAACCACATCAACCTCATCTGCATCAATCATACAAGAATATTGTTGTTTGGTGAGTGGACAACACACATGTACTTGCATTTTTACCTACATGTTGAATGATGCGTGCATTGAATTATTTatctaatattttaatttttcagtCAGTAACTTCTTTCTGCCTTTTCCTTGCAGATAATGTAACTTTAAGAATTGATGGAGTACTGTACCTCAGGATTACAGACCCATATAAAGTAAGTTGTTCCCTTTTACTACCAATCATAATAGTACAtctatcaggggtgtgagagttcctcttttcagctgatttcctcgttTTTGGTTAGCAAAATTacgcattttcttttattttcagctcaTATTTGGGGTTTTTaacctgattttacgctgtttttcagtgttttttcagtaattttcctcttttttggtctgtgacctctcacacccctgatctaTGAActattactgtaaaagtggaaattgttgtgctacatttatttttcacCCTTTCACATTCCAAGCTGCTACTGCGAAAGTAACAACACACAATTATAATCTTTTTTTTGTGTAGGTAAATGTTGGCTTCAGGTCATTTCTTGGAGATAATGTGATTGATATCATTCAGTGAGGAATGTCCGTAACTTTATGGCTATGTCCCAGCCATATTGGAATTTTGTCCTGACCAATCCACTGGGGTTGAGGGATGGTTGGTCAGCCCTCACCCAGGTGGCTTCTTGACACTGCGTTCAAACCAGCAAGATTCATGATCCAAAATTACAGCTTTTAATGTCAGATTGGTTTCCGATGGCTTTCAAATGCATGTACAGTGCTGAATCATTACCACTTGAGCTGGCTCTCTGGTGTTACAACAGCCAGTTTTGCAGTGGTCTTGCTGTTTGTCTCTCAAGAGCTCTGTGGAATAAAATTATCACAATAAACAGttttaataaggccaaaaaaaaattgtttgcttgccctcgaatggattttaaaaattgagtcggtcggtttttttttggtttttttttttccgcttcccagaaacagacatggcgaataccgaatcggcgaatgcaattaatggttcaagcatttccgtagcagcaacatcacgccatggtccagcatctgtgctcgccacttgcaccttaaacaattgtagctcttctacatgtaggcccacgtttaatgaagtgtacaattctcctacatgtagtgttctgttcggtcccttgcttcacctgtacagctagcgctactcgtgttgtgtccgccatgtttaaagtgaaatcatatttataccgagcgatttgtgctcttaataaaagtagcctcaacaaacatgttgaaaaaaatagtgcaatgttacttcctagtcgatacgaacaaaagcatgaatctaaatatttataaacaagaaatgaatatctggtacaactgttttcaaattttatctacttttaccatattttaacatctgctatattgtatccattcttgcacgatatgcacggttatattttgcctgtaaataaactcatccctagatgcgccgtccgaaatgtgcaggtggatagcaaattgtattagagcttagacgctgaggtggtatacgaaattgcggaacccgacagtcaggtacagccggacacgtaaacatgcaggatatggtattttacaacgtttcttttacatcatcggtttttcagacgaaaaatacatgccatttttggggaaaattgcacacaaaaaaactaaaaaaaaaaaaaaaaaagttctacggtcgggactgccgagacggtcggtcggacgagggcaagcaaacaacttttttttttttggcctaaaggcctatatgcaaagATCATAGCTCTAACAATGaaaagacaatattttaaacatgatcGATTTGCGACAGATGGCAAGACTTTAAAAAACATTGGTAAAATAGTATTGCATATATGACCTGAACTGTTGAAAACAGTTCTTTACATTTACCTGTAAAAGAAGGATAAACCACAACAATTAATGTAGTTTCCATAAAATGATGTGCAACTTCTTACCACCCTTTTTCTTGTTTCTCATTGTAGGCCAGTTACGGTGTGGAAGATGCAGAATATGCAGTGACACAGTTAGCACAGACTACTATGAGATCGGAAATTGGTAAAATAGCGCTAGACCTTGTGTTCAAAGAGAGAGAATCACTCAATGTGTCTATTGTAGGTGAGTGTATCCAGGGACGGAGATTCAATACAGCCATTGCCATAATGTGTGCACATCCATATATCAAAAAGATGCACTTGGCGgcttctacatgtgtctctttttacataataattaGAACCAGATTCAAATCATCCATGTGTCttatggtttaggaatgttctagCTGTACTCctaacttggggatgatttgaagtgacctccacttgagatgagtctggtatttattcccaacTAATTATGTAAGAGAGATGTAGAAGCCGACAACTGCATTGTTTCGATATGGATATACACATATGTGGATCCTGGGTTTGTCCTCCAGAAGATAATTTAACTGAAATTCTTCCCACAATATGAGTATTGCAATAACAAAGGAAATGGGATAAccccaagggtgaaaataagtgggagacgggagccgtttagcccccagaaaccctgaaatggcccctggtccgATCTAAATTTTAAGCTCACCATGGGACACTTTTcttcaggggtggtgcaataattatgtgtaccccgggggtgaattctcaaatggtctgccaaaaatcgcttgcccccctttggccgtgctaaaaacctttgcccccccctttcgacgacgtacaaaaatctttgcccccctttgacgtgccaaaaatcttttgccccccttacacatgtaagattttgggaaccgaatttaaaaccttaaattgtcttaacatataatgcgaagcgagcgagcaggaaattttgcatatttgaacgtgttcagtAACGTTTTCctcacgcctttttagggcgtaatatagaaacggtgcccaaaatatctgtgccaaaaattgcttgcccccccctttcgacctgccaaaaatcgcttgaccccccctttcgacctgccaaaaatgcttgccccccccctttggcctgccaaaaatctttgcccccctataattcaccccggggtacacataattattgcaccaccctcagaaactggcccctggtcactaaactcaaaaattcaattccatagCCATAAATGCATGATGAACTTATCCAGGACAAATGTTGACCCCTTGGTGattagaagtggcccctggttccatgttgaatgaagtgaaccaggggccattttgtgtaaaaaggagcccctgttatttcttattttcacccttggataACCCGCAAGCTGCATCTATTGTTACGCCTATATATTACCTTGGGGAATAAATGATGGTACAGACTGACTGCTGGTAGAGATACCCAGGACCTACTTATTGTTGTCAATGTTATATCCAACATTATTCACACACATTAGTATTTCATCAGTGCTATATGTCAGTGTTGAGCATGAACACCAGAGCATGCATTGATGACGATGACATATCCATGAACTCTGGTAATTTATTATGTATGACAAGCCTTTCCTGCATTGACACCTATGTATCAACATCAGAAACAGATGAGGAGAATTGGGACTTGCAGCGATCTGTGTTCAGGCATGGAAGAATCTTTTTTCATATAATATTTCTCCATTTGTTTTGATTGCAGAGGCTATCAACAATGCTGCCCAAGGTCCATGGGGTATCCAGTGTTTACGTTATGAAATCAAAGATATTGGGTTGCCAAAGAGAGTACAAGATGCTATGCAGATGCAGGTTGAAGCTGAGAGAAAGAAGAGAGCCGTTGTATTAGAATCTGAAGGTAAGTGATTACAAGCATAGACTCATATATACTAAGCCAAAATAGAAACtttttaaaatcctgtccatcaaaatgaaccaaaattacacacaggattactttaatactctactctaaacacatgttagtaGCCAAGCAGTTGATCAACTgtcacaacagcaaaatgtactgacGTGGAGCAGCTTACTGGACCACATTCACtgtccaataattggcacccagcacaagaaatctgtgagaatgtgaacaaggtccttgcacagatgattattcccaaagagtaagtggaatagtgtggaaaaaaagacctgtttcttaaagaaagtgtgaaaagcagaaagcagcaccgttttgtaaattatcatctgttcaacgaTTTTAAGttgttataaaattataagtttcttttttggcttagtttacttgAAATATCTATATTGTAGGTATTTGAATCAATTCTTGCAATAGGCCAAGGTGGAACACTCGGCCCGCTTGTAGCTTGTACAATACAAAATTTGGTAACCTAATGTTTTAAcagcctcaatgtaagatagaagacagaacatgaaaaaattggACCATGCCCCTTTAGAATCTGAAGGTAAGAGAAGCATAGAATCATATACTTGAAATATCTACATTGTAGGTACTTCAAGCAATTCTTGAAATAGGCCAAGGTGGAACACTCGGCACACTTGTTTGTACAATACAAAATTTGGACACCTAATGTTTTAatggcctcaatgtaagatagaagaCAGaacatgaaatgcccctttagaATCTGAAGGTAAGAGAAGCATAGAATCATATACTTGAAATATCTATATTGTAGGTACTTCAAGCAATTCTTGCAATAGGCCAAGGTGGAACACTGGGCACGCTTGTAGCTTGTACAAATCAAAATTTGGACACCTAATGTTTTAACGGCCTCAATGCAAGCTAGACAGAACATGAAAATAATTGGACCATGCCCCTTTAATGATGCCTTTGAAGTATGTGTTAAATATGATTGCAATTATTTCTTTATCTTTTACACACAGGTATCAGAGAGTCAGAAATCAATGTAGCAGAGGGAAAGAAGAGAGCACAGATCTTAAGCTCAGAAGCCATCAGGACAGAACAAATTAACAGAGCAGAAGGAGAAGCCAACGCTATTATAGCTAAAGCCAATGCTAAAGCAGATGCTCTTATAAGAGTAGCAGGTGCTATTGGAGAACAGGTGAGGAGAGTCAAGTAAAAAAATTTCATGAAGAATGGgaacaaaaattaaagaaaaccctgaagtGGGATTCGAACCGGCTACCTCTTGTTTGCGAGACCAGTGCTTTATCATCTGAGCTATCTAGCCCTATTATGGACAGTGATCCCAATTACCAATATCTTTGCTCGGGTGTTTGTCAGAGCCATAAAACTGTGCCGTTGTGTGGCCAGGGATCATGCCCACATTACGATACAACCTGGGATGCAACAGAGGGGATCAGTGAAGATGTGGCGTTTAAATACTAAAAACAATGGGGGAATTATTTCATGGTGCATGCTAGATAAGTCAAGTTGTGTCAAATTTGTGATAGTTAATTTTCAAGAATTAACTAGACAATGCAGGCTGAAATAGAACCTTGGGAAGTGCCTTAAGTTTTGGATTAGAAATATGTGCACCATAGGATTCCGCAGGTGTGGGTGATCACAAGGGGAGTTACGGGTTATGCTCTGTGGTTTTGGAATGCTGGTTGATGCAAGGTTGTGGTAGGTTATTCCACTCCTTAATAAACCTTGGGAAGAATGAGTTTGTGCAAGATTGGTAGTGTCAACTTGAAATTGCTGGTTGTGTCTTCTTCTT encodes the following:
- the LOC140159245 gene encoding stomatin-like protein stl-1 — encoded protein: MLASLRNLRTAERILSRSPASTLTSYQVRHSSAKVNTVVLFVPQQEAWVIERMGKFHRVLQPGLNFCMPVLDSIKHIQSLKEIAIAIPEQSAITVDNVTLRIDGVLYLRITDPYKASYGVEDAEYAVTQLAQTTMRSEIGKIALDLVFKERESLNVSIVEAINNAAQGPWGIQCLRYEIKDIGLPKRVQDAMQMQVEAERKKRAVVLESEGIRESEINVAEGKKRAQILSSEAIRTEQINRAEGEANAIIAKANAKADALIRVAGAIGEQYGGNAASLNVAEQYVAAFSNLAKTGNTVLLPSNTGDISSMVGQAMAIYGNMTTQQNAQAALAASSEAHPTEEKFTEGEMVMDKLHEDFQKKLNRRENDLRKHLQKTEDDK